In one window of Episyrphus balteatus chromosome 3, idEpiBalt1.1, whole genome shotgun sequence DNA:
- the LOC129915197 gene encoding zinc finger protein 300 — MTDVRMGLKHVILQRVQNLDTPTEYKRITDFSISRILGEGESKGSIKKDITTSSSMDILDLSKTGSSQDFIKFPPNGFERISYFPNNMINPYVNHALNFATSHSRPHPGCCSGEVIRPRVCKYFSATTTTTSSVQNCNDCDMFYKNLNSPKYHPLYPKDRSMANVWFGAAAAAQFVNSQDFVENLLVNSVSVKSQVGIVNAANNVVGILSSVKGMDNQGCGKDVEDEMSFKCTICEKVFGCAETLQSHEKTHKSPRYECLDCGKGFSQLRNYKYHLSVHRGTKEFAAECPECGKTFNDKGYLSSHMKIHRNKKEYECPYCPKSFNQRVAFNMHVRIHTGVKPHKCTECGKRFSRKMLLKQHMRTHSGEKPYQCSVCGKSFADRSNMTLHHRLHSGIKPFNCPICPKAFTKKHHLKTHLNYHTGCKPYVCPHPNCNQAFTQSSNMRTHAKKCQFKPAQYPVPSTQLSPSITPPLPPTRMMQQAMVMQHIPFQC, encoded by the exons ATGACAGACGTGAGAATGGGTTTGAAACATGTCATTTTGCAGAGGGTGCAAAATTTGGATACGCCCACGGAATATAAACGAATAACAGATTTTAGCATTAGTCGAATTTTGGGTGAAGGTGAATCAAAGGGCTCCATCAAAAAGGATATCACAACATCATCATCGATGGATATTTTGGATCTTTCAAAAACCGGTAGTTCGCAGGATTTTATAAAATTCCCACCCAATGGCTTCGAAAGAATTTCATATTTTCCAAACAACAtgataaatccttatgtgaatCATGCATTGAATTTTGCAACGTCTCATTCTCGCCCTCATCCTGGCTGCTGCAGTGGTGAAGTTATTCGTCCGCGTGTTTGTAAATACTTCAGTGCAACAACGACAACGACAAGTAGTGTACAAAATTGTAATGATTGTGATATGTTTTATAAGAATTTGAATTCCCCAAAATATCATCCTTTGTATCCAAAGGATAGATCAATGGCAAATGTTTGGTTTGGAGCTGCTGCGGCAGCTCAGTTTGTGAATTCCCAAGACtttgttgaaaatttgttaGTTAATTCGGTCAGTGTGAAAAGTCAAGTGGGGATTGTTAATGCTGCAAATAATGTTGTGGGAATATTGTCATCAGTGAAAGGGATGGACAATCAAGGATGTGGCAAGGATGTTGAAGATGAAATGAGTTTTAAATGTACGATCTgtgaaaaagtttttggttGTGCGGAAACGTTGCAG tcTCATGAAAAAACTCACAAATCACCACGTTATGAATGCCTTGACTGTGGTAAAGGCTTCTCCCAATTGCGAAATTATAAATACCATTTATCGGTTCACCGAGGAACAAAGGAATTCGCAGCTGAGTGTCCTGAATGTGGGAAAACTTTCAATGATAAAGGATATCTTAGCAGTCATATGAAAATTCATAG aaataaaaaagaatatgaGTGTCCTTATTGCCCGAAATCGTTCAACCAAAGAGTTGCCTTCAATATGCACGTTCGTATCCATACAGGAGTTAAACCACACAAATGTACAGAATGTGGCAAACGTTTCTCGAGGAAAATGCTACTCAAACAACATATGAGAACGCATAGTGGTGAAAAACCTTATCAATGTTCAGTTTGTGGAAAATCTTTTGCCGATCGCAGTAATATGACACTTCATCATCGATTACATTCGG GTATCAAACCCTTCAACTGTCCTATTTGTCCAAAGGCTTTCACGAAAAAGCACCATTTGAAAACCCATCTCAACTACCACACAGGTTGCAAGCCTTACGTTTGCCCACATCCAAACTGCAATCAAGCCTTTACACAGTCAAGCAATATGCGAACTCATGCGAAAAAGTGTCAGTTTAAGCCGGCCCAGTATCCCGTCCCCTCAACTCAGCTATCACCATCTATAACTCCACCTTTACCCCCAACTCGAATGATGCAACAAGCAATGGTTATGCAACACATACCCTTTCAATGTTAG